The DNA region TACCTATTATCCAAAGAGGAATCCTTCCAGTAGTATCGGCCATTTATCCCGCTTCTCTCCACATTTCATCAAGTGGTCATGCTAAAGACATAAACAGTCATAGATAATTATGAGATACAATCCTTCCGAATGGGATAAGAGAATTCTACTATTATTTAGTATTCTActactcttttttttcttaattgaaGAAATAATTGGAAAATAAAACAGCAAGTACTTCGACTACCAAAGAATAATGCATAATAACTTATTTagccttttaattttaaaaaaatagctttctattttattttttattttttattttattatcattgaatttataatttttgtcaaatcaccttaaaaataaataaaaaattaaatattttttaaatttgtttacattgacatatcaatatttaattattttttaaaatttaaaaattcaaaaaatttataaaagctattgttaaaagtaaaaattattaaaattatttaaaaatataaaaattataaaattataaaatattttttaaattttagaaaatagttAAATGCTGCTGTGTCATTTATGTGGTAATGCAGGTGTATGTATgtcaacaaaattaataaatgttaattttttatctattttagaatgatttgacaaaaattataaatttaaatactcaaataaattttcttgtaaaGTTGGAGGAGTAAAAAAGTTATTATGccgaaaaagaataataataaaacagaTAAAATGTTTATGTTCAAAGAAAAGCAACAACTTGACACGTGTCATTTCACAGGAATTTGACTCGGCGGAGCCACCGgggggagaaaaaaaaaagaaagaaaaagctcTTTCGTTCTTTGTAATATTGGCGTAGGCAAAATAAATCCATTACGCTTCAAAGATTGAAATTAACCGATCTAACCACTTTCAtttgattaattattaatttatttattttctcgaTATACGGTCAATGGTGAAGGAGAAGGGGGAGGAGGAGGATCAAGTGACCGGACGGTGGAAGAGCTGAAAGGATGTCATCAACGGGAGACCTAGTCCTTCAAATCGAGCAGCTGATGAAGTGTAAGCCACTGTCGGAGGAGGAGGTGAAGGCGTTATGCGAGCAGGCACGAGCGGTACTGGTTGAGGAATTGAACGTGCAGCCGGTGAACTGTCCAGTAACGGTATGTGGTGATATTCACGGTCAGTTTTATGATCTGGTAGAGCTGTTCCGGATAGGAGGTAATGTGCCTGATACCAATTATCTCTTCATGGGAGATTATGTAGGTCAGTTCGcttctttctttatttaattctctcttcttcttttttctgatACTTTTTTCTGattatttgaaattcaatgtGATTTTAGTATAGGAGCAAGGCGGTTTTTcatttattcttctttttctgttaTATTTTTGTGAATAATATTTGGTGAATATGTTTTGATCTCTGTTGTAATTTGTCATATTTAATCATAttcattttttatgtaaatttttgtGGATTAATTAATggagtttttttataaaaagatatGTAGGCACGGATCTTTCCTAGCTTTGCTAAAAAAAAAGTATGAGGCATTGGTTATATTCAATTCCTCATATGTTGATAGATTGGTGGATTGTTATATTGAAATTGTATCAAATCCAGTGGTTCTATGTTCTATCTTCATGCTACTGAGTTTGCAGCAAATTTTTTGTTTGGTATCCTCATTGGATGCTCCAACTGCTGAAAATTCGGGGTGGGAATGGTGTTTATGCTTAACGAGCTTCCTCTAAACTGTGGACGACTGTGCTATTTTAGTTCCTTACCTTTAAGGGTGAGAAGTTATATTTCCTCAAATCTGTGATGCCAAAATTCGTGGTGGGGCTAAGTTAGGACATTTGCCAGTCATTGTCAAGGGATGTTGCTATGAATACGAAATATTAGCCATTATGTGTTTcagttattatatgaattaaattgtGACAGCTTAGTCAAAGCTCTGAGATGGTTGAGGGTATGAAATGTGGGTAGAAATCAGTTCATTTTATAGTGCTTTCGATAATTCGAATAATACTGCAGTTATttgcaaattttttaatttgaatggaCTAGGATGTTGTTTTAACCTTTGCTTCATTTGTGCAGATCGTGGGTACTACTCAGTTGAAACTGCCACACTTTTAGTGGCTCTGAAGGTCCGCTATAGAGATAGAATCACAATTCTCAGAGGAAATCATGAAAGCCGGCAGATAACACAAGTGTAAGATCTTTTCACCTATATTGCCTCCTTTCTATTAGTGATATTATAGCATATACACTAACAAAGAAAACAGCATTTAAGCTCTCCCGGAAGGGTGAAAAggtgaattatataaaaaaaaaatgacCCAGTGGTTAAGTTACAAGATTAGAAATGTGTTACAGAACTTAACCATTGGTGAAAAACTTAGCTACCAAGTAAGGCCTTCTGTCTTACTTTTGAATACAAGTTGATCACTACATAGCTTATTTGACCTTTGTTGAGTTGAGTGACTTAAAAGGTTCTATGCATTATGAAGAGCAATCTAATACTAAACACTGATGAGGTGATCCATTCTTTCTAATAAAATCTCAAGTTCTTTTTCCTGTTTTATTTAAATGGGTTCAGTCTTTATGTTACCCATTTCTCCTACTTTTTGAATTGATACTTCTTTCattaaaaggaagaaaaaaaatcctTGCTTTCTGTTTGTTACATATAAAATCTCCATTTTGGAAGTAGTTGTGAAATTTGTTTGTTAAAGGCCGTAGATAATATTCTACCTGCCCGTGGGGAAAAATGACAGATATTCTCCACAAATTACAAACAGTTATCTTTCCATAGGATTTAAGCAGTTTGGttggaaagaagaaaataaattcGCCTTTGAAATTATCTAATAGTGCTACTGGGTGGATACCTGTACAGTAATCTCTGACATGTTTGATTTTTGTCATTCGTGAAAtagtttatttaaattctaaattgcTCAACTGATTTCGATATATTGGTAAAATGAGCAAGTGTAGTTGATAATTCTTCTTTGAGTTATTTCTTATATTTGACAGAGTGGCTAATGATATTTTAAGATTTCCGTGGGAGGATTTAACATCAAACCCTTGATACGAGTTCCTTCATGCATGGTAAAGGGGGTTCttgttttgatttataaaatttgtcatgcAAAGAATCAGCATCCTTACTATTAATCATCATTATTGGCAATACACAATGTTTCGATGATATACTCTCAATTTTGTCTGGCATGAACATAACATGCAAGGAACATGTTTTTAATAATTGTTAGCGTGAGGCCAACCACCTTGCAGTTGTGTTGTCAAACCTACTCTCTCCCAGTTTCTCTTTTTAATATGCTTTTCACTTTTTCGGTGCTGCTTAAATGTCCCTCATCCTGCCATACCCTTTTCTTTCCCGGTTCACTTTTCTCTATAGTTCTTGCTTTCTTTGTTTTCTAGTTTAAGAAAAATTACAACATTACAAATTGGATGCTTCCTGAATGTTTATTTAACCAATTTGTGGATTTTGCACAATCACATTTATAACTCTTGTTGAGTATTGTACTTATGCGAAAAGACAATATTTTTATgtttcatactcaatttcattCCTGATGTCTAGTACTACAAGATAAACTTGATTTACATGAATTTCAGTTGAGATAATACAGATTAGGATGATTGTCCAACTTTCTTAATGTTAAAGTAACTCTAACTAGAGATAAGGATGTCAAAATTGACATTTTCCAGTAGTTACAAACATAATGCGACTAATGAATAGTGAAATCATATTGGCATTTAATTTAAAGTAGGAATTTTAGAAATCATGGGAGTTGGTTTATTGGTGTTTAGAACTTTTTCACATTGTACGGGCTGCCAAATTATTGCTTTTCTAAAGGTTTCATTTTCCCTCCTTATTAGGTATGGTTTTTATGATGAATGCTTGAGAAAATATGGAAATGCCAATGTGTGGAAGTATTTTACGGACCTCTTTGATTATTTACCACTCACAGCCCTTATAGAGAGTCAGGTTTCACTTTAACCTTGGCATCCTATTTAAGTTATTATCATGACAACTGATAAACACCATAGAATTTTTTTCATCGCAGATCTTTTGTTTACATGGAGGGCTTTCACCATCTTTGGACACATTAGACAATATTCGAGCATTGGACCGAGTACAAGAGGTATCTTTATAAGTGATTCTCTCAATTTTTCTTACTCATCTTGATCCATGTTCAAGTGGAGTACTGGTAATTTACAATATGCTTTGAATCTTACAAAACCGACCAAGGTATGAAGACTTGTTAGATTATGAATGATAGGATAGTTGAGAAAATGGCCTACGATTCAGAtctcaatattaaaatttatgagtGCTATTCATGTCTAGGGTGCAACGGAACCTCAGATCTTTGAtgcattattttgaaattttatgttcattcattttttgttgttttcgTTTCTGTAATATGGTATATATTCTGCGGGTATATTCGTGGTAGGTTCCTCATGATGGACCAATGTGTGATCTCTTGTGGTCTGATCCTGATGACCGATGTGGTTGGGGTGTATCTCCACGTGGTGCCGGTTATACATTTGGACAAGATATTGCTGCTCAGTTCAACCGTACCAATGGTCTCACTCTTATCTCAA from Gossypium hirsutum isolate 1008001.06 chromosome A04, Gossypium_hirsutum_v2.1, whole genome shotgun sequence includes:
- the LOC107948970 gene encoding serine/threonine-protein phosphatase PP2A-2 catalytic subunit, translated to MSSTGDLVLQIEQLMKCKPLSEEEVKALCEQARAVLVEELNVQPVNCPVTVCGDIHGQFYDLVELFRIGGNVPDTNYLFMGDYVDRGYYSVETATLLVALKVRYRDRITILRGNHESRQITQVYGFYDECLRKYGNANVWKYFTDLFDYLPLTALIESQIFCLHGGLSPSLDTLDNIRALDRVQEVPHDGPMCDLLWSDPDDRCGWGVSPRGAGYTFGQDIAAQFNRTNGLTLISRAHQLVMEGYNWCQDKNVVTVFSAPNYCYRCGNMAAILEIGENMDQNFLQFDPAPRQVDPDSMSKTPDYFL